From the Simplicispira suum genome, the window GCCATTCGTTGATTCTGTCGGATCAGCATTGCAGCTACCACGAGCTGTACCGCCCGCCGGCACTTTTGATTTGAAGAACGAAGTGCGCCCCGAAGGCCTTGAAACAAGGCGCAGTGGTTCTGAGTCTGCGGGCACCACTGTCATTGGTAAAGCGTTTGTCGAGTCTGATCGACCCGATCCCGGTCTGACAAAAGCTTTTGGAGTCCCCGCCAACATGCGCGCTCCGGGTGCAGCAGCGGGTGTTGCCCGCAATTCCGCAGAGACAGCACCGAGTTTGTTGGTGCAGCGCGGCACGTCCATGCAGCCGATGGCTGCGGGAGAAGTTTTGGTCGGCGCGCAGGCTGTCCAGGGTTCCATAGCCTCAGTAGGCATATCTCATGGTGCAGCTGGCCTGGTGGCGCAGACCGCGCGCATGGATTTAGACGCAGCGGTAGGGGCAGATGCAGAAGCCGCAGGGGCTGGCGATTCTCCAGCCAAGCGGGCACTGCCTGGGCGCAAGGCAGCTCCCGTACTCTCGTCGGACAAGGGGCAGCGGCTTGCGCAAACTGCTGACCTGGTGCAGCGCCATGTGGCGCAGACGGAGGCCATGGGCAAACAGGTCATCGCCAAGGAGTTGCGGCTGGGCAGTGAAGCCGGACAGCGTCACCAGATGCTACAAAAAGCGGAGGCCGTGCGAGCAAGCATTGGCGATCCAGTCCTTGCCCCCAGCGTGGCTGCACCGCCGCTTGCCATGGCTTCGTGGGTTGCCGACAGGCGAGGGGATACTTCGCCGTCACGGCTTGAACAGCGGGAATTCGTTGCTAGCTCAAGCGGACAAGCCTTCGGTGAAGGTGGCGTGCCGCTGGTGGAACTGCCGGGTGGTGCCTCAATGGACGGCGCAGCCTTGTCGCCAGAAGACGCCATTACTGAGCAAGTGACTTACTGGTTGGGCGAGAACCTCAAGAATGCGGAGTTGACCGTTGATCATGCCGGCCAGCCGATTGATGTGCGCGTGTCGTTGACGGGCAACGAAGCGCATGTCGCGTTCCGCAGTGACCGGGCGCAGACACGCGAACTTCTCGATGCCAGCATGGATCAACTTCGCGAGCTGTTGCACGGTGAGGGGCTGGTTCTCTCGGGGATGAGTGTCGACGCCCAGGCAGCCGGGCAACAGGGGGAAAGCGGCAGTGACCGCTCCCCGGGCCGTGAGCGTACCGAGGAGGTTTCAGTGAGCGTAGGTGAGCCGCTGATGCCGACGCGCCGGATTCTGACCGATCGCTCGGTAGACCTGTTTGTCTGACTGCTCGGACTTGAGTGGGCGGAATGTTGCCCGTTAACGGGCCTTATCTGGCTATCATGGTTTGGCCGGACGCCAATAATGGTTCCTGTGCACGGCGCTGACTTCATGCAGGCGCTCGTGCCCTCTTTTGCCCTAGCAAGAAAGTTGGACCGTGTCTGCCACCGTTGAACCTGAAAAGAAGCCCGTCAAAAGCAAAAAGCTGCTGATTATCGTGGCGGTCGTCTTGCTGTTGCTTGTGATCGCGGGCGGTGGGGCGGCGTACGTCCTTTCCCAGCGCCACACGCTTGATGACGATGGCGAGGACATTGCTGCCACGCAGGAGCATGCCGAGCCGGCGCCGGTTCCGACCTTTTTGCCCGTCGATACGATGGTGGTCAATCTGGCGGATCCGGGGGGGAGCGGTTTGCACAAGTGGGTATAACGCTGGAGTTGGCCGACGCGAAGACGGCAGAACGCGTGAAACAGTACCTGCCAAGCATACGCAGCAGTGTGCTGTTGTTGCTCTCGCAGAGAACCTCGGACGAGTTGTTGCGGCGTGACGGAAAGGAAAAGCTGGCCCACGATATTCTCCGTGAGGTCTCGCGTCCTCTAGGATTCTCGGTGCCTGAGACGCCAAGCGCTGCAGCAGGAAGTACGGACAGCTCGCAAGCGGCAAAGACCAAAGAAAAGAGCAAGAAAAAAACCAAGTCCGAGGTACCGGACAATCCGGTTCGGCGGGTGTTATTTTCTGGATTCATCATTCAATAGCGAGCCAGGGAGACTCTCATGAGCGAATCGTTCCTGTCGCAGGAAGAAGTTGACGCCCTGCTGGAAGGTGTCACTGGCGAGAGTCAGAAGACTGAGCAAGAAGTCTTTGAGTCTGGGGAGATCCGCAACTACGATATTTCGAGCCAGGAGCGCATCGTGCGCGGGCGCATGCCGACGATGGAAATCGTCAACGAGCGCTTTGCACGCAACTTTCGTATCGGTCTGTTCAATTTCATTCGCCGCAGCCCAGAAATCTCGGTGGGTATGGTGGCTGTGCAGCGCTACAGTGCGTTTTTGCGTGAACTGGCGGTTCCAACCAACTTCAATATCGTGGCGATCCGGCCCCTGCGAGGCAGTGGGCTCATTGTTTGTGAGCCTTCTCTGGTGTTTGGAATTATTGACACCTTGTTTGGAGGGGTCGGGAAATTTCAGACGCGTATTGAAGGACGCGATTTCTCTCCGACCGAGCAGCGCGTTATCAACCGTCTGGTGGATGTCATTTGCGCTGAATACAAAAAGGCCTGGCAGGGCATTTATCCGTTGGAGCTAGAGTACCAGCGCTCGGAGATGC encodes:
- a CDS encoding flagellar hook-length control protein FliK, encoding MVADAETDASVSKDMSSQSAGSSAGGADPQPAYWDASVLSWTPPPADPGKVGDATEGVDLSTSDELSTSSRQVQLAPAGSAPSTRQGAPFVDSVGSALQLPRAVPPAGTFDLKNEVRPEGLETRRSGSESAGTTVIGKAFVESDRPDPGLTKAFGVPANMRAPGAAAGVARNSAETAPSLLVQRGTSMQPMAAGEVLVGAQAVQGSIASVGISHGAAGLVAQTARMDLDAAVGADAEAAGAGDSPAKRALPGRKAAPVLSSDKGQRLAQTADLVQRHVAQTEAMGKQVIAKELRLGSEAGQRHQMLQKAEAVRASIGDPVLAPSVAAPPLAMASWVADRRGDTSPSRLEQREFVASSSGQAFGEGGVPLVELPGGASMDGAALSPEDAITEQVTYWLGENLKNAELTVDHAGQPIDVRVSLTGNEAHVAFRSDRAQTRELLDASMDQLRELLHGEGLVLSGMSVDAQAAGQQGESGSDRSPGRERTEEVSVSVGEPLMPTRRILTDRSVDLFV
- the fliM gene encoding flagellar motor switch protein FliM — its product is MSESFLSQEEVDALLEGVTGESQKTEQEVFESGEIRNYDISSQERIVRGRMPTMEIVNERFARNFRIGLFNFIRRSPEISVGMVAVQRYSAFLRELAVPTNFNIVAIRPLRGSGLIVCEPSLVFGIIDTLFGGVGKFQTRIEGRDFSPTEQRVINRLVDVICAEYKKAWQGIYPLELEYQRSEMQPQFANIATPSEIVVSTAFQLEIGDLSGAIHICMPYATLEPIRDVLYSSTQGDSIEVDRRWVRVLTREIQAAEVTLVAELARADATVEQLLAMKPGDFIELDREPRIVASVGGVPVFECQYGTHNSKYAIRIEECLRNADVNWMGDKNVN